DNA from Roseimicrobium sp. ORNL1:
ATTTCGTCAATGAGATGAAGGTGCACTTCATCGCTCAGCAGGTTGCGCAGCGGAGCCATGAGGAATTCCGGATTGAAGGCGACGGTCATTTCCACCCCCTTGTAGTTGATGGCCACGCTTTCACGGGCCTCACCCACGTCCGGCGAGTTCGCCACCACTTCGAGATTGTCCTTGGAGAAGTGGAGCTTCACCGAGTTCGACTTGTCACTGAGGAGAAGCGACACACGGGCGAGCGTGCGGAGCAGGGGCTCGCGCTCGAGTGTGATGCGTTCTTTGCTTTCTCCTGGGATCACCTGCCGGTAGTTGGGGTAGTTCCCTTCGATTAACTTGCTGGCGAGGAAATAGTTGCCAAGATCAAAGCCAACCTGACCGGAAGCCACCTTCAAGGTGACCTCACCCTCGTCTCCGAGGAGGCGCTGGATTTCATTCACCGCCTTCGTGGGGATGATGATGTCACCCTCGTGGCTCTGGGGAAACTCCAGCTCCTGCTCCACCATGGCGAGACGGCGTCCGTCCGTGGCCACCATGGTCAGCATGTTGTCGCGGAAGGAGCACAGGATGCCATTCAGCACGTAACGGGTCTCGTCCGTGGAGATGGCGTAGGAGGTCTTGCGGAGGCACTCCTTCAGCACGCGCTGCTCAAGCTTGAACTCGCGGGCGTCGTTGAAGGTCGGGAGCGGGGGGAACTCATCGTGCGCGAGACCCATGAGCTTGAAGGAGCTCGGGCCGCTGCGGATGTGCGCCACATTTTTTTCATCCACAGACACATCGACTTCATCCGCGGGGAGTTCGCGCACAATGGTGGCGAGGCGACGGGCCGGCAGGGTGGTAGCTCCGCCTTCTTCCACATCGGCCTTCACGGTGCCGCTGATACCGACGTCCAAGTCCGTCGTTGCAAAAAGGAGTTCGCCCTTGCCCGCCTTGATGAGGACGTTGGACAAAATCGGCAGCGTGGTGCGTGTGCTGACGACGTGTTGCACCTGCTGAAGGGCGCTGAGATAGGCTTCCTTGCTGATCGAGAATTTCATGATCGGACTTGCGCACCTCTCTTAGCGAGAGGCTAAAATTAAGCAAGCATAATGGCGGAAATCGTCCGGCTGTCTAAAGGAATATAGTGGTCCCCCCCGCCACCGCTCCCGATGGACGCTAACCTAAAGAGGCTCAAGCAACGGGACGTCGCGATTTTGACTCCTTTTGCGGCTTGAAATTTGCCGCCGGATGGAGCTTGGAATGGTACCTGGACGCGGTGACGCAGCGCCTTCTCTTCGTAGTGGCCGGCACCGCTGGCTACGGCCCCGCTGCCCTTCGGGATGGCCAGAGCGTTCTGACGGGTCTGCGCGGCCAACCACTGTTTCACGCTGCTTTTACGCCGAAGGCGTTACACATGCATAGCCCAGGGTCAGCCCGCGAAGCGGGCGCCACCCTGGGACAGTCGGAGCTATTCCTGAACGCCGAAGGTGTTCCACAAAATCGGTCCACCGGTATATCACGTCGACTGACACCAGCGGCGGTTTGTGGAACTCCTTCGGAGTACGATTCTTTCCTACCGCAACCCAAGGTGGCGCTTGCTACGCAAGCTGACCTTGGGCTAGACGATGTACAACGCCTTCGGCGTAGAGAAACGACCACCCAGGCCCAAATGCCCCGCAACAGCGCTGCCGGGACAGGGTAATCCGTCTCACATTCACCCCCCCACCCCGCCCCTTTTTGACAAGGAGCAGGGTCTATTCGGGACAAAGCCCAGGCCCAAGTCCCAGCCTCTACACCGCCTTCCGGATTTGCTCCGTGAGGGCCGTCACCACCTGGCGGAACTCCTCACTCTTCGTCATCTTCTGGGCGATGGTCTTGCAGGCGTGGATGATGGTGCCGTGGTCCTTCCCGCCGAAGGCATCGCCAATCTCCTTGAACGGAGACTTGGTAAGCTCGCGGGCCAGGTGCATGGCAATCTGCCGCGGCAGGGCAATGTTCGCTGGACGGCGCTTGCTGTTCATGTCTGCGAGACGGATGTCGAAATGCTCGGCCACCACCTTCTGGATGATGTCGATGGTGATCACCCCGGTCGCGGGCTCCTCCAGGATGTCCGCCAGCAGCGTGCTGAGCGTTTCCTTGGTCAGGGGCTCGGCCGGCTTGCTGCGGTCACCCGTGCCGGACATGGAAATGTGGCCCGCCACGCGCATGAGGGACCCCTCGAGACGGCGCACGTTGGTACGGACATTCTCCGCCAGGAACGTGAGCACCCAGTCCTCCACCGGCACCGCCCAGTCACGTGTCTTCTGGCGCAGAATCGCCGTGCGAGTCTCCACATCGGGCGACTCGATCATGGTCGTCATCCCCCACTCGAAGCGGGAGACGAGACGCTCTTCCAGATTCTTGATGTCGCTCGGTGCGCGGTCGCTCGTGAGGATGATCTGTTTGAAGGAATTGAACAGGTCATTGAAGGTGTGGAACACCTCTTCCTGCGTGCCACCCTTGCCCGCGAAGAACTGGATGTCATCGATCATGAGGACATCCACCTTGCGGTACTTCTGGCGGAAGGCATTCACGCGATGCATGCGCACCGCCTCGATGTACTCATTGGTGAAGGCCTCGCTGGTGACATAGCGCACGACCTTGCGCGGCTTGTTGCGCAGAATCTCCTGGCCGATGGCCTGCATCAGGTGCGTCTTGCCCAGACCCACATTTCCATGAAGGAAAAGCGGGTTATAAGTTTTTCCAGGCTTTTCCGCAACGGCGCGGGCCGCGGCAAACGAGTACGAGCAGTTCGGACCCACCACGAAGGAGTCGAACGAGAAGCGGTGGTTCAGTCCGGCATCCGAAAGGCTGCGGGCAAAGCGCGCTTCATCGCGGAAGGGAACCTCATCTCCGGTGGCCTCGATCGTGACCGCTGTCTCACGGCGACGGTCCATGCTGCGCGCAGCTTCACGAAGCTGCGGACGGGACTCCACGGGAACCTCAGGGTCCACCATGAACTCGATGTCACAAGCACCACCCGCCACATCTGCAATGCAGGAAGTGAGCGGCTCCATGAAATGCTCCTCAATCCAGTACTGGTGCATGAGGTTCGGCACCCGCAGCACCACCGGTGCAGGGTCAAGACGTTCGATGGTGACCTTGGAGAACCAACGGTCAAAACTCAGCGATCCAATTTTTCCACCGAGATCCACAGCAGCGCGCTTCCAGGCCTTCACTTCAGGTCCAGGCTCCGGTACACCGGGGAATTTGAGAGGAAGAAGTTCACCTTCCTCTTCGGGATCAAGGTCACGACGGGACGTGCTCATGGCAAGCATAGTTGATGTCGTGAATTTCACTCCGCAGTGTTCAGCTCTTTCGCTTCATTAACCTTCCCTACACAATCCCCTGCGGCGAAATTTTTGAAATTCATCCCTCTCGTTTAGGACTCATTCGAGAAAGTCACAAGATAATCTTCGATCATTTTGAAAACTCTTTCCAAACTTTCAACTTGCGTCAAAAAATCAAAAAAAGGCTTGCCGTTTTGGTCGTGATTCCCCATGCCTTGTGCTGCCTTGCATGCGGCTCGATGTGTTGTTTTTTAAGCCATGTCCGACGCTTCTCCAACCCTTGACACACTTGCCGAACTTTTACAAAAACGGCTCGATGTGATCGCCGACAGCGAACTTCGCATGAAGGATGCTGAAGCACATCTCGCGGCACTGCGCGAAGTCTCTGAAGCAATCGATGCAGAGCATCAACGCCTGCGCTCACAACTTGATGGACGTCTGCGACACTTCCTGCAGCAGGCGAGTTATCAGAAGGCGCTGGAGTGGATTCAAGCATCGAGGAAGAGTTGATAGTTGATGGTCGATGGTTGATAGCCTGAAGAAGTCTAGAGTCTGAAAAACTCGAGTGCAGAGCCAGCTCGGGATCCAGCGTAAAAACGCAGCTGAGTTTGAGGGACTGGAATGTATCAGACACTCAACTCTCAACCTTCTCAGGCTATCAACTATCAACCAAAGACCATCAACCCTCATTGAAGAGCTGCCGCATCCGGCGCTTCCGCCAGGCGAACATCATTGTGAGATAGATGCGAAAGAACGTGATGGAAAATAGATGCCCGAGCCAGCCACCCCTCATGGTGTAATAGATTTCATCCACCATCCTCGTGCGCATTTTATCCATCGATTCAAACCGGTGGTGATGCACGAAAGATTGGAATGGACCTTCCACCATCTCATCCACCAACAAATGGGGAGGTTCCACGCGCTTCCAGCGGCACTTCCACCGCATGGGCACGATGCCGAGCTCCCGCATGCGCAGCTCGATGACGCCGCCTTCCACCGCGCTCTCATCCGCGCGAAGTTCCACCAATCTTGACGTCGGTGGCATGACCTTCATTAGGTTTGCCGGATTGTTATGAAACTCAAACAACGCCTCCGCTGAGGCGTTGAGGATGCACTCCGAGCGGAAGGTGGGCATGGGGAGGGAGTCAACGCAGTACCTCTGAGCGCGGCTAGCGTTGTCACCGCTTTGAAGCCCACGCCAGGATTTTTATGAATGCATACCCCATGATCCCAAACAGTGCGGCACCGAGCGGGGCTATTACAAAAGCCACAAAAAACTCCCCGAGCATGGTGTAGATCGCCATGCTAAACACGCCCATGACGCACGCCGCGACGAGAAACCCTCTGACCTGTGCATCTATGATTTTATTCATGTCGGGCAGACCCGTGGCGACTGATGGAGCAGATTGCTCTATTTGATTGAAGGTTTGCTACTTCCGCAAAATCTTCTCCATCGCCTTCCCCTTAGCCAGCTCGTCGATGAGCTTGTCCAGGTAGCGAATCTCCCGCATGGTCGGCTCTTCGATGTCCTCCCCCGGATGCCGCAGACCGTGCCTTTGATTAAGGTCCGCGAAGGATTCAGCCCAGCTGCCTCGCCGAAGAAGGTCTCAAAGTCCGTCTGCTTCTTCAGGTGGGTCTCCAGCTCTTTCTGGCTGTACCCGGTCAACCAGCGGATGATTTCATCGACCTCCGCCTTCGTGCGCCCCTTCTTCTCCGCCTTGGCTATATAGAAGGGATACACACTCGCGAAGCTCACGGTGTAGATGCGGTGCTTGGCCATGGGGTTTGTTTTACATCGGCCTGGCTCCGCATCCAAGCGCGGCTGGAGCATTTTAGAAACGTCATGCTGCGACGCCACACGCCCGAAAATGGGTGTGTTTGGGTGCAGGGTGTTCAACACAGAGACACAGAGACACAGAGACGCAGAGGAACTTCGGAGACTGAGGAAGACCAAAGAAATCATAAAACACCCAGAGGCCCCCCCGATGCTGACGCGCAGCGTCCCTGGACTGCGCGCAGCCTGCTGCCGCTTTCCTGCAGTGCAGCCTGCTGCACACTCCACCGCGACGAAGTCGCCAAGCATATTTGGACGCATCGCCTCACAAGCGAGTATCAACATCGCCACAGCAGGCTGTGGACTCTTCAAAGCGGCAGCAGGCTGCGCGCAGTCCAAGGCCTTCGGCTCCCCGATTTCCGCGTCGCCGTTACCATCTCCTAAACGCTGCTGCTTTGCTGCTTTGCGTTTCAACCAACCACGCAGCCCGCCACACCCAGCACCCCCTAACGCGGCAGCTTCACCTGCGCCGTATTCGCCGGTTTCACCGGCTCAGCCACGGGAATGGCCTTGGGAGCGGCTCCATCGGGCTGCTGCTGAAGCTGCTGTTCGTCTACCGGAATCGCCGGCATGGGCGTATTGGCCAGTACGGGCCAGCCAGCCTCCATGTTCAGCTTCGTGGGCGGGGCGATGGTAATCGGCTTCTTCTCCGGCGTGGTGAAGCCGGCGTAGGTCAGCGGGGCCACGGTGGCGCACACGCCGTCCGTATCGCGGTTGCGCACCACATTGATCACGCAGCAGATGTGATTCTTGTTATCCAAGGTGAACTTCTGGTCGGGCTTGAAGGGAGATTCAGCCGACTTCGCGCCGGGCAGCAGCAGCTCCACCTGCACGTCCTCCAGCTCCTCCGAGCGGGCGCGGACGACCCACCCCTCCTTCATGACATCGCCCTCTTGCAGGGGCCGGGCAAACATCACCACATAGGTGCCCTTCACGTACACCGGGTTCTCCGTGGTGTAGTTCAGGATGTAGGTGCGCTTCAGCAGGTCGTTGGCGAGCTGGAGTTGCTCAGGATTGTAGTTGTAGTACTTCGCCAGGAGGTCGCGCGGGCCCACGAAGGTGCCGTTGGGAATCTTCAGCGGGTCGAACTTCTGAATCGGCTCCAGCTTCTCCAGCTTCGTGAGCAGATTATAGTGGAAGGGCTTCTCCGGATACTTGAAGACCATGATGCTGAAAAACCAGCAGAAGGTGGCCAGGCCCATCAGCAAGGTGATGAGGATGGTCCACCAGAAAAGGGTGGTATCGCCACGGGTTTTGGCGAGAGACCCGCCCCCGCTGCGCGAGCGGAAGTCCGAGCCATCATTGAGAAAGTGAATGCTCATGGAGGAACTTGATCATCAATCAGGTGAGAGACCCGCCACACGCCAGGGTCTCGAATTCGACTCCCCTATAAAAACTAACATTTTCGGGGGATTTAGGAAGGCATTTGTTCATTTGGCGTCCGCCTTTCGGGGTTCGAAAGAGGAGCCACAGCCACAGGTTCTCTCGGCTTGGGGATTGAGAACCTTGAAGCCGCCATCACTCAAACTGTCTGAATAGTCGATCTCCGAGCCATCCAGGAAGGAGAGACTCTCGGGGTCCACGATGACCTGCACGCCACCCTCGCCGTAGACCTGGTCGGCCTCGGCGGGAGTATCGAGCTTCATGGCATACTCCAGCCCTGCACAACCACCGCGCTTCACCATGAGACGCAGTCCCGTGCCCGCAGCGGCGTTCTTGCTTTCCAAAAGCTCGCGCAGGTGTTTGACGGCATTCTCAGAGACGGCAATCATGGCATGACAATAGTATACAACATTATAGCAAGCATCGCGCATCCCGGAAGGCACCAAAGGCAGCTCGTCAGCATCAGCGGGGTTGCTTTGGCATCCCTGACAGATGAGCGTGGATGACGCTATGATGGCTACGTAGCAAGTATTTGAATTGACGCAAACACGATGAGCAGAATTCGCATTCTCCCCGACGCACTGGCAAGCCAGGTGGCCGCGGGTGAAGTGGTGGAGC
Protein-coding regions in this window:
- the dnaN gene encoding DNA polymerase III subunit beta; the encoded protein is MKFSISKEAYLSALQQVQHVVSTRTTLPILSNVLIKAGKGELLFATTDLDVGISGTVKADVEEGGATTLPARRLATIVRELPADEVDVSVDEKNVAHIRSGPSSFKLMGLAHDEFPPLPTFNDAREFKLEQRVLKECLRKTSYAISTDETRYVLNGILCSFRDNMLTMVATDGRRLAMVEQELEFPQSHEGDIIIPTKAVNEIQRLLGDEGEVTLKVASGQVGFDLGNYFLASKLIEGNYPNYRQVIPGESKERITLEREPLLRTLARVSLLLSDKSNSVKLHFSKDNLEVVANSPDVGEARESVAINYKGVEMTVAFNPEFLMAPLRNLLSDEVHLHLIDEISPGVIKSGSSFLYVLMPMRVNS
- the dnaA gene encoding chromosomal replication initiator protein DnaA — protein: MSTSRRDLDPEEEGELLPLKFPGVPEPGPEVKAWKRAAVDLGGKIGSLSFDRWFSKVTIERLDPAPVVLRVPNLMHQYWIEEHFMEPLTSCIADVAGGACDIEFMVDPEVPVESRPQLREAARSMDRRRETAVTIEATGDEVPFRDEARFARSLSDAGLNHRFSFDSFVVGPNCSYSFAAARAVAEKPGKTYNPLFLHGNVGLGKTHLMQAIGQEILRNKPRKVVRYVTSEAFTNEYIEAVRMHRVNAFRQKYRKVDVLMIDDIQFFAGKGGTQEEVFHTFNDLFNSFKQIILTSDRAPSDIKNLEERLVSRFEWGMTTMIESPDVETRTAILRQKTRDWAVPVEDWVLTFLAENVRTNVRRLEGSLMRVAGHISMSGTGDRSKPAEPLTKETLSTLLADILEEPATGVITIDIIQKVVAEHFDIRLADMNSKRRPANIALPRQIAMHLARELTKSPFKEIGDAFGGKDHGTIIHACKTIAQKMTKSEEFRQVVTALTEQIRKAV
- a CDS encoding SRPBCC family protein; translation: MPTFRSECILNASAEALFEFHNNPANLMKVMPPTSRLVELRADESAVEGGVIELRMRELGIVPMRWKCRWKRVEPPHLLVDEMVEGPFQSFVHHHRFESMDKMRTRMVDEIYYTMRGGWLGHLFSITFFRIYLTMMFAWRKRRMRQLFNEG
- a CDS encoding iron-sulfur cluster assembly accessory protein: MIAVSENAVKHLRELLESKNAAAGTGLRLMVKRGGCAGLEYAMKLDTPAEADQVYGEGGVQVIVDPESLSFLDGSEIDYSDSLSDGGFKVLNPQAERTCGCGSSFEPRKADAK